Proteins found in one Cricetulus griseus strain 17A/GY chromosome X, alternate assembly CriGri-PICRH-1.0, whole genome shotgun sequence genomic segment:
- the LOC100758054 gene encoding PWWP domain-containing DNA repair factor 3B — MDSAEYVLCSWKGQMWPARVLSRPRTSSHSKRRGASFLEVQILPVGEKTRVRSTEVRPLTRSEIVTIASLAGKESQGNGSPRQTRAYRRALKVALDVLGEGTCLHQRGRAGGQRRTSTATLKVPEEQANSSSHQRLHLQEHNQKGQGLSHRSPGKRGRLGPVLMGSQNEPAVQGGKAQAHTAVGPPHFEMQGNLLRGTRLWPSSYKPPAGNAGDNPNKRKLSTSKLRSLSTPASREGARAKNEQQAASGPPRHASTSPKALQQQVRCGGLEIRAIGAQRKTTLPENKQDPGPRTPKPDSKGASAACTPPIPRLRRSVRIASRKRKVHVLCAQCMLPDLEIPVHSKVTSTRGKRRVAGVEEVCQATNVASAQGPNTIERGMLVWFKFQDLPFWPAVVKSVNKNDKMARVLLIEGNMQFEHKGVRVPLRKLKHLDCGEKSVLLRRASRVYGQAINWCLSVINHYREVLACGSFLGSFMDYYTAQASYPLRRAIQEGDLHIDFPKVSYADLEDWEEETALGGKGPRKKLLPDRMRAAWDRANQKLVDFIVKRKGADQHLLDIVKGRKPSRWLDNLWKSKREVFCIETYLEDEDQLHLVARHLQEISNEADEALLSLARGDKVRFTMEVLLPEAIICSIAALDELSYKEAEEKYLRGPPVHHREKELFDKTILKAARKRSAARIWAAKDPSAPIP, encoded by the coding sequence ATGGACTCTGCAGAGTATGTGCTCTGTAGCTGGAAGGGCCAGATGTGGCCTGCACGGGTGTTATCCAGACCCAGGACCTCATCCCACAGTAAGAGGAGAGGGGCATCTTTCCTGGAGGTCCAGATTCTGCCTGTGGGAGAGAAGACGAGAGTGAGGAGCACAGAGGTGAGGCCCCTAACCAGGTCTGAAATTGTAACCATCGCCTCCTTGGCAGGAAAGGAGTCACAGGGTAATGGCTCGCCACGGCAGACCAGGGCATACAGAAGAGCCCTCAAGGTGGCACTGGATGTCCTGGGCGAGGGAACCTGCTTGCATCAAAGAGGAAGGGCAGGTGGCCAAAGAAGAACCAGCACAGCGACTCTGAAGGTTCCAGAAGAGCAGGCCAACTCCAGCTCACACCAGCGCCTGCACCTCCAAGAGCACAACCAGAAAGGCCAAGGGCTCTCCCACCGGAGTCCTGGGAAGCGGGGCCGCCTGGGACCTGTGTTGATGGGCTCACAGAATGAGCCTGCAGTGCAAGGGGGGAAAGCCCAGGCACACACTGCTGTTGGGCCCCCTCACTTTGAAATGCAAGGGAACTTGTTAAGAGGCACTAGATTGTGGCCAAGTTCCTACAAGCCACCAGCAGGAAATGCTGGTGATAATCCCAACAAGAGAAAGCTGAGCACATCCAAGCTCAGGTCTTTGAGCACCCCAGCCTCCAGGGAGGGTGCCCGGGCTAAAAACGAGCAGCAGGCTGCCTCCGGGCCACCGAGACATGCCTCTACCTCGCCCAAAGCTCTCCAGCAGCAAGTACGGTGTGGAGGCCTGGAGATCAGGGCTATTGGAGCCCAAAGGAAGACCACCCTCCCAGAGAACAAGCAGGACCCCGGCCCTAGAACCCCAAAGCCAGACTCAAAGGGGGCATCGGCAGCCTGCACGCCTCCAATCCCGAGGCTGCGAAGATCAGTCCGCATTGCTAGCAGGAAAAGGAAGGTCcatgtgctgtgtgcacagtgcaTGCTGCCAGATCTGGAAATTCCAGTGCACTCAAAGGTGACTAGCACCAGGGGCAAGAGGAGAGTGGCTGGAGTTGAAGAAGTCTGCCAAGCCACCAACGTGGCTTCTGCCCAGGGGCCAAATACCATCGAACGAGGGATGCTGGTCTGGTTCAAATTCCAGGACCTTCCTTTCTGGCCAGCCGTGGTCAAGAGTGTCAACAAAAACGACAAGATGGCGAGGGTGCTGCTGATCGAGGGCAACATGCAGTTTGAGCACAAGGGTGTCCGAGTCCCTCTCCGAAAGCTGAAGCACCTGGACTGTGGGGAGAAATCAGTGCTCCTGAGGAGAGCCAGCAGAGTGTATGGTCAGGCCATCAACTGGTGCCTGTCAGTGATCAACCACTACAGAGAGGTCCTCGCCTGTGGCTCCTTCCTGGGCTCCTTTATGGATTACTACACCGCGCAAGCCAGTTACCCGCTAAGGAGAGCCATCCAAGAGGGGGACCTGCACATTGATTTCCCCAAGGTGAGCTATGCAGACTTGGAAGATTGGGAGGAGGAGACCGCCCTGGGTGGGAAGGGGCCCCGTAAGAAACTCCTGCCTGACCGCATGAGGGCCGCTTGGGACAGAGCCAACCAGAAGCTCGTAGACTTCATCGTGAAGAGAAAGGGGGCAGACCAGCACCTGCTGGACATCGTAAAGGGCAGGAAACCGTCCAGGTGGCTGGACAACCTTTGGAAGTCAAAGAGGGAAGTCTTCTGCATTGAGACCTACCTGGAGGACGAGGACCAGTTGCATCTCGTGGCCAGACATTTGCAAGAAATATCCAACGAAGCAGATGAGGCCCTGCTCTCCCTGGCAAGGGGAGACAAAGTCCGATTTACCATGGAGGTTCTTCTTCCAGAAGCTATCATCTGCTCCATCGCTGCCCTGGATGAGCTTAGCTACAAGGAGGCAGAAGAGAAGTACCTGCGTGGCCCACCTGTGCACCATCGTGAGAAAGAGCTCTTTGATAAGACCATCCTAAAGGCGGCCCGGAAGAGGTCAGCAGCCAGGATTTGGGCCGCCAAGGACCCCTCTGCACCCATTCCTTAG